A window of Paenibacillus polygoni contains these coding sequences:
- the nikA gene encoding nickel ABC transporter substrate-binding protein, translating into MKKLQINMTLLLCLLIVFVTGCQGGGTSSTEDRSRDEIVYASTKDIRDINPHLYSGEMSAQNMVFESLVINTNEGVKPALAESWDISEDGLGYTFHLRQDVTFTDGEPFNADAVKLNMDAILKNSERHAWLDMVNEIKENVVVDEYTYKLVLKHPYYPALTELGLTRPFRFISPKSFIDGQTKDGVSSYAGTGPWVLTEHKEGQYAIFTANENYWGEKPKVSTVKWKVMPDPQTILLALQKGEVDLIFGADGDMIDIDSFKALEEQGQYTTDISKPVASRAILLNSNKPITGDVKVREAFQYAIDKKSIADEILNGSESVADTLLSSTVPYSDLDLEVRTFDPDKANKLLDEAGWALGNDGYRYKDGKKLELSIYYNSNNAQEKTISEFIQSDFKNVGAELKIIGEEKQAFLDRQKSGEFDLMYSLSWGTPYDPQSYLSSWRIPAHGDYQAQIGLEKKEWLDDTITAVMIEASEEKRQEMYKDILSYIHDEGVYIPLTYSRTKAVYVPELKGVTFNVSQYEIPFEKMYFEQS; encoded by the coding sequence GTGAAAAAACTGCAAATCAATATGACCTTATTACTCTGTTTACTTATTGTATTCGTTACAGGATGTCAGGGAGGGGGTACATCTAGCACGGAAGATCGTTCACGCGATGAAATCGTCTATGCCAGCACAAAAGATATAAGAGATATCAACCCTCATTTATATAGCGGGGAAATGTCAGCCCAAAATATGGTGTTTGAATCACTTGTGATTAATACGAATGAAGGTGTAAAGCCTGCTCTAGCTGAGAGTTGGGACATTTCAGAAGACGGGTTAGGGTATACCTTTCATTTGAGACAAGATGTTACTTTTACCGATGGAGAGCCTTTTAATGCAGATGCGGTAAAGTTAAACATGGATGCAATATTAAAAAATAGTGAACGCCATGCTTGGCTTGATATGGTCAATGAGATCAAAGAAAACGTGGTAGTCGATGAATATACATATAAACTTGTATTAAAGCATCCCTACTATCCTGCTCTAACTGAACTCGGCCTTACTCGTCCATTCCGTTTTATCTCGCCTAAATCTTTTATTGATGGACAGACAAAAGATGGAGTTAGCAGTTATGCAGGGACAGGTCCTTGGGTGTTAACGGAACACAAAGAGGGGCAGTATGCCATATTTACCGCCAATGAAAATTATTGGGGTGAAAAACCAAAAGTCTCTACGGTGAAGTGGAAGGTAATGCCGGATCCGCAAACGATCTTGCTTGCTCTTCAAAAAGGAGAAGTGGATCTTATCTTTGGTGCTGACGGCGATATGATAGATATTGATTCGTTCAAAGCATTAGAAGAACAAGGTCAATATACAACAGATATAAGTAAACCGGTTGCTTCTAGAGCTATTTTACTCAACTCCAACAAGCCGATTACAGGTGATGTTAAAGTCCGTGAAGCGTTTCAATATGCAATTGATAAAAAGTCCATCGCTGATGAGATTCTGAATGGTTCGGAATCTGTGGCAGATACGTTGCTCTCGTCAACGGTGCCTTATAGTGATCTGGATTTAGAGGTAAGAACGTTTGACCCCGATAAGGCAAACAAACTTTTAGATGAAGCAGGCTGGGCACTTGGAAATGACGGCTATCGATATAAGGATGGAAAAAAATTAGAGCTTTCTATTTACTATAACTCTAACAATGCGCAAGAAAAAACAATCAGCGAATTCATCCAAAGCGATTTTAAAAACGTTGGAGCTGAACTAAAAATCATTGGTGAAGAGAAACAAGCCTTTTTAGATCGACAAAAATCAGGGGAGTTTGATCTCATGTACTCCTTATCATGGGGTACTCCGTATGACCCTCAATCTTATCTATCCTCATGGAGAATTCCAGCACATGGTGATTATCAAGCACAGATTGGACTGGAGAAAAAAGAATGGTTAGATGATACCATTACAGCCGTGATGATTGAGGCAAGTGAAGAGAAGCGTCAGGAGATGTATAAAGATATTCTCTCTTATATTCATGATGAGGGAGTATATATTCCTCTTACGTATTCGCGCACAAAAGCAGTTTATGTTCCGGAGTTAAAAGGTGTAACATTTAATGTTTCCCAATACGAGATACCATTTGAAAAGATGTATTTCGAACAATCATAA
- a CDS encoding M48 family metallopeptidase, translating into MKIELDNQQIEFHVEYGPRKKLSIQIYPSGLIIVKAPKHTEDEVIMNAVRQQGDKIVKQLRAIEAARTPSKIREYEEEGKFLHLGKYYFLHELIETQGRTEEELRADLKKFYFTSCKKVINERIKIYQKQLKVTPKSFVIEESRTKWGSCNSAKQLTFNYRLAMAPIEVIDYVVIHELCHLLHMNHDRSFWRRVGSIMKDYKEKEAYLARYGQDMSL; encoded by the coding sequence ATGAAAATTGAACTAGACAACCAGCAAATTGAATTTCATGTGGAATATGGTCCACGTAAAAAACTCTCCATTCAGATCTATCCTTCGGGCCTGATCATTGTGAAAGCGCCAAAGCATACAGAAGATGAGGTAATCATGAACGCTGTACGTCAGCAAGGAGATAAGATTGTAAAACAACTCCGCGCGATTGAAGCCGCTCGTACACCGTCAAAGATAAGGGAGTACGAAGAAGAAGGGAAATTCCTTCATCTGGGAAAGTATTATTTCTTGCATGAACTCATTGAGACGCAGGGACGAACAGAAGAAGAGTTAAGAGCAGATTTAAAGAAATTTTACTTTACAAGCTGTAAGAAAGTGATTAACGAACGTATCAAAATCTATCAAAAGCAGCTCAAAGTTACGCCCAAATCCTTTGTCATTGAGGAATCTAGGACGAAGTGGGGGAGCTGCAACTCAGCGAAACAGCTTACTTTTAATTACCGTCTTGCGATGGCGCCGATCGAGGTCATTGATTATGTCGTGATTCATGAACTCTGCCATTTGCTGCATATGAATCATGATCGTTCTTTTTGGAGACGAGTGGGAAGTATAATGAAGGATTACAAAGAAAAAGAGGCCTACCTTGCGAGATATGGGCAAGATATGTCATTGTAA
- a CDS encoding AraC family transcriptional regulator — translation MKIKYQHRDHDFHLFISTNNTYPLHLHKNVEITLVLSGEINITINQQDYSLSEGEIAIVFPNQPHSYTTKKNNQILLIFFDAAFPGDYTGDLLNYIPDSPILSKNEVIKNALTMLCKLYDEQVDRRLIKAYLSVILGHAMPLLSLQKADYTKDMNIIHKILTYIDLHYLEPITLDTLSKELGISKFHASRTFSEQFQISFRDYINAQRAAYAYMLLTSTTKPVTAIAFDSGFNSLRSFYRAFKKEYAATPNEFRRNISEAMRL, via the coding sequence GTGAAAATCAAATACCAGCATCGCGATCACGATTTTCATCTATTTATTTCTACGAATAATACGTATCCTCTTCATTTGCATAAGAATGTCGAAATCACCTTGGTGTTATCAGGGGAAATTAATATAACTATTAATCAGCAAGATTATAGTTTGTCTGAAGGAGAGATCGCGATCGTTTTTCCTAACCAGCCACATAGCTATACGACGAAGAAAAACAATCAGATTTTGCTGATCTTTTTCGATGCTGCCTTTCCAGGGGACTATACAGGAGATTTACTTAACTATATACCAGACAGTCCGATCCTCTCAAAGAACGAGGTCATAAAGAACGCCCTCACTATGCTGTGCAAATTATATGATGAACAAGTAGACAGACGCTTGATTAAGGCATACCTATCCGTAATTCTAGGACATGCGATGCCGCTGCTGTCTCTGCAAAAAGCAGATTATACGAAAGATATGAATATCATTCATAAAATACTTACCTATATTGACCTCCATTACTTAGAGCCGATCACGCTTGATACCCTTTCAAAAGAGCTCGGGATCAGTAAATTTCATGCTTCCCGTACCTTCTCCGAACAGTTCCAAATCTCGTTCCGAGATTATATTAATGCCCAGCGGGCCGCTTATGCTTACATGCTGCTGACGTCCACTACGAAACCAGTCACTGCTATTGCATTTGATTCTGGATTTAATAGTTTGCGATCTTTCTATCGTGCTTTTAAAAAGGAATATGCCGCTACGCCTAATGAATTTCGAAGAAATATTTCGGAAGCCATGCGTTTATAG
- the opp1B gene encoding nickel/cobalt ABC transporter permease, which yields MGNYMIKRLLSMIPILLGISFLSFILINLSPSDPAEVALRVNEITPTEAAVAEMRSELGLDKSFIERYAAWVVDSLQGDFGNSYITNKPVISEMSRAIPVTLHLAMVSLAIILTVSIVAAVICTVYEGTMIDRFIRGLVFVSEAIPSFWIGLLLMWLFAVKLNLLPTSGMESPGSVILPAVTLSFAYISTYVRLLRNNMVKNKLENYVLYAKARGLKERKIFEHIFKNSLQSSIAALGMSIPKLIAGTVIVENIFAWPGVGRLCITAIFNHDYPVIQAYVLLMAVLFVGCNLLVDIITMLLYPRLRKEA from the coding sequence ATGGGAAATTACATGATAAAAAGATTACTAAGCATGATACCCATCTTATTAGGTATATCCTTTTTGTCTTTTATTCTGATTAATTTAAGTCCAAGTGACCCGGCTGAAGTCGCACTTCGTGTGAATGAAATCACACCGACAGAAGCAGCGGTTGCGGAAATGCGCTCAGAACTTGGCCTCGACAAGTCTTTTATTGAGAGGTATGCAGCATGGGTAGTGGACAGTCTGCAAGGAGATTTTGGTAACAGTTATATTACGAACAAACCGGTCATTAGCGAAATGAGCCGAGCCATTCCTGTGACTTTGCATTTAGCCATGGTGTCACTAGCGATTATTTTGACGGTTAGCATCGTGGCCGCAGTCATATGTACCGTTTATGAGGGTACGATGATTGACCGGTTTATAAGAGGATTGGTTTTTGTATCGGAGGCCATACCAAGCTTCTGGATTGGTTTACTCCTCATGTGGTTATTTGCTGTAAAGCTAAATTTACTGCCCACAAGTGGAATGGAGTCCCCGGGCTCCGTTATTCTTCCAGCCGTGACTCTTTCTTTTGCCTATATATCAACCTACGTCAGACTGCTTAGAAATAACATGGTGAAGAACAAGCTGGAGAATTACGTACTGTATGCAAAAGCTCGCGGCTTAAAGGAACGGAAGATTTTTGAACATATATTTAAAAACTCTCTGCAATCCTCGATTGCTGCACTTGGCATGTCCATCCCTAAACTTATCGCAGGTACGGTGATCGTGGAAAATATCTTTGCATGGCCCGGAGTAGGGCGATTATGTATTACAGCGATATTTAATCATGATTATCCAGTCATTCAAGCTTATGTACTTCTGATGGCGGTATTATTTGTAGGCTGTAATTTACTTGTTGATATCATTACGATGTTATTATATCCAAGACTTAGAAAAGAGGCTTAA
- a CDS encoding GNAT family N-acetyltransferase: MKIQQPYSIRKVQACERDQIVEFMMRVRKEIFPMLTQDELPPDLLHFNEYYMEQDDAAIFAAFFEDGTVIGTIAITPYDGRFVQLDRFYHHSKTAEVVKCYVDRNYRRFGLGSILFGEALQFCKQADYETLYLHTHPFLPGAIPFWKSKGFEERLAEDDPIWNTLHMDMQVDQHDA; encoded by the coding sequence ATGAAAATACAGCAGCCGTATAGTATAAGAAAAGTGCAAGCTTGCGAACGTGACCAAATCGTAGAGTTTATGATGAGGGTACGTAAAGAAATCTTCCCGATGTTAACTCAGGATGAGCTTCCGCCAGACTTACTTCATTTTAATGAATATTATATGGAGCAGGACGATGCAGCGATTTTTGCTGCTTTTTTTGAGGATGGAACGGTGATTGGAACCATCGCGATTACTCCATATGATGGGAGATTTGTTCAACTGGATCGATTCTATCATCATAGTAAAACTGCAGAAGTTGTGAAATGCTATGTTGATCGGAACTATCGAAGATTCGGTTTGGGATCGATTTTATTTGGTGAAGCCTTGCAATTTTGTAAGCAGGCTGACTATGAAACGCTATATTTGCATACCCATCCGTTTCTTCCTGGCGCGATTCCATTTTGGAAATCAAAAGGTTTCGAAGAAAGATTAGCTGAAGATGATCCGATCTGGAATACACTTCATATGGATATGCAAGTAGATCAGCATGATGCATAG